In Nostoc sp. UHCC 0926, a single genomic region encodes these proteins:
- a CDS encoding RrF2 family transcriptional regulator, translating to MMEISSKFRYTLLALIELAKHHEQGELLPTEQIAFVQQIPERYLEQIFMILRRSGLVYSRRGVKGGYLLSNPPEKITLLEILNCLEGVNSQQQCVDASQTIGNIVIQQIWQEAMSSAMTVFEGYTLRDICYQQQQIQDSDSMYYI from the coding sequence ATGATGGAAATTTCTTCTAAATTTAGATATACCTTGCTGGCTTTGATAGAACTAGCTAAACACCACGAACAGGGAGAATTATTGCCAACTGAACAGATTGCATTTGTTCAGCAAATACCAGAGCGTTATTTAGAGCAAATTTTCATGATCCTACGGCGTTCTGGTTTAGTCTATAGTCGGCGGGGAGTCAAGGGGGGTTATTTACTGAGTAACCCACCAGAAAAAATCACACTGTTGGAGATTCTGAATTGTCTGGAAGGAGTTAATAGTCAACAACAGTGTGTAGATGCCTCTCAAACTATAGGAAATATTGTCATCCAGCAAATTTGGCAGGAAGCAATGTCCTCTGCAATGACAGTTTTTGAGGGCTATACGTTACGAGATATATGCTATCAACAACAACAGATCCAAGACTCCGATTCCATGTATTACATTTAG
- a CDS encoding response regulator codes for MNSINGFCLKVGKLKGVQVLVVDNDRDSRDLYAFLLTDMSANVITAGSVKEALEILNWFTPNIIVTEIRFLGESIYTLLNRLNAMKADNGNHIPIIVTSTSTIGTHDQIPDVEFEEYLLKPFDLDKFVSMIRNIVQVVVVENFRSDVLALEW; via the coding sequence ATGAATTCAATCAATGGCTTTTGCTTGAAAGTTGGGAAACTCAAAGGTGTACAAGTACTCGTTGTAGACAACGATCGCGATAGTAGAGATTTGTACGCATTTTTACTCACAGACATGAGCGCAAATGTGATTACTGCTGGTTCAGTAAAAGAAGCTTTAGAAATCCTGAATTGGTTCACGCCCAACATCATTGTCACTGAAATTAGATTTTTAGGTGAAAGTATTTATACATTGCTAAATAGATTGAATGCTATGAAAGCAGACAATGGCAACCATATCCCAATCATTGTGACTTCAACCTCTACCATAGGTACTCATGACCAAATTCCCGATGTAGAGTTTGAAGAATATTTACTTAAACCATTTGACCTTGACAAATTTGTTTCCATGATTAGGAATATAGTACAGGTAGTTGTGGTGGAAAATTTTCGCTCCGATGTACTAGCTTTAGAGTGGTAA
- a CDS encoding glucokinase: MTLLLAGDIGGTKTILRLVETLDSPSSDPIYQESFHSGDFPDLVPIVQQFLVNANTPIPQKACFAIAGPIVKNTAKLTNLAWFLDTERLEQELGIPQISLINDFAAVGYGILGLQKQDLLTLQVGKSQPEAPIAIIGAGTGLGQGFLIKQGNYYQVFSSEGGHTDFAPRNEIEFQLLKYLLNKHDIQRISVERVVSGMGIVSIYQFLRDRKFAHESPDIAQIVRTWEQQAGQEEKIDAGAVIGTAALEKRDRLCEQTLQLFIEAYGAEAGNLALKLLPYGGLYVAGGIAPKILPLIQDSSFLLNFTQKGRMRRLLEEIPVYIILNPQVGLIGAALRAAGL, encoded by the coding sequence ATGACTTTGTTACTAGCAGGAGACATCGGCGGCACGAAAACTATTCTGCGATTGGTTGAAACATTAGACTCACCAAGTTCAGATCCTATTTATCAGGAAAGTTTCCACAGTGGCGATTTTCCCGATTTAGTACCGATAGTGCAGCAGTTTTTGGTCAACGCTAACACACCTATACCACAAAAGGCTTGTTTTGCGATCGCAGGCCCGATTGTCAAAAATACTGCCAAGCTGACCAATTTAGCCTGGTTTTTGGATACCGAGCGTCTAGAACAAGAATTGGGTATCCCACAAATTTCTTTGATTAACGACTTCGCCGCCGTTGGCTATGGCATTTTAGGTTTACAAAAACAAGACTTGCTGACGTTGCAGGTTGGCAAATCTCAACCCGAAGCCCCCATTGCCATTATTGGTGCAGGTACTGGCTTAGGACAAGGATTTTTAATTAAGCAGGGAAACTACTATCAAGTCTTTTCCTCAGAAGGTGGACACACTGATTTTGCTCCCCGAAACGAGATTGAGTTTCAATTGTTAAAATATCTGCTGAATAAACATGATATCCAACGCATTTCTGTAGAACGCGTAGTTTCTGGAATGGGAATTGTCTCAATTTACCAATTTTTGCGCGATCGCAAATTTGCCCACGAATCACCAGACATCGCCCAAATCGTCAGAACTTGGGAACAACAAGCCGGACAGGAAGAGAAAATCGATGCTGGTGCTGTCATTGGTACAGCTGCACTAGAAAAACGCGATCGCCTCTGTGAACAAACTTTGCAATTATTTATAGAGGCTTATGGTGCAGAAGCCGGAAATCTTGCCCTTAAACTCTTACCTTACGGTGGCTTATACGTCGCTGGTGGAATTGCGCCCAAAATCCTGCCCTTAATCCAAGACAGCAGTTTCTTATTAAATTTCACCCAAAAAGGCAGGATGCGCCGTCTCCTTGAAGAGATACCCGTGTATATTATCCTCAACCCGCAAGTGGGACTAATTGGTGCTGCTTTACGTGCTGCTGGGTTATAA
- a CDS encoding nuclear transport factor 2 family protein produces the protein MLWLSRSLVLGTIFVSLTFSTPLFASQSMNQEDIQILIEKAKDAWVAQDVEALAQLFTVDGELIVPGQCWRGQERIREEVTHFKQQYSNVKIDIQRILVGANQAAVEWYYEDTEKATGRRNKADDVIVVNFRDGKISRWREYFDTQTPANR, from the coding sequence ATGCTTTGGTTATCTCGATCGCTAGTGTTAGGAACTATATTTGTTAGCTTAACTTTTAGCACACCTTTATTTGCCAGTCAGTCCATGAACCAAGAAGATATCCAGATATTAATAGAAAAAGCTAAAGATGCATGGGTTGCTCAAGATGTCGAGGCTCTTGCACAATTGTTTACGGTTGATGGGGAACTAATCGTGCCTGGTCAATGCTGGCGGGGGCAAGAAAGAATTCGAGAAGAAGTTACCCATTTTAAACAACAATATTCAAATGTCAAAATAGACATCCAGCGGATTCTCGTTGGAGCAAATCAGGCAGCAGTAGAATGGTACTACGAAGATACGGAAAAGGCGACAGGTCGTCGTAATAAAGCTGATGACGTAATTGTCGTAAATTTCAGGGATGGTAAAATTAGTCGTTGGCGTGAATATTTTGACACACAAACGCCAGCTAACAGATAG
- a CDS encoding NACHT domain-containing protein, with translation MVKRSLQVSLTGIQEAKRAFARKGWTQDNLAAEVKLKTRQPIWRFFSGRPVERHTFLEVCLVLELNWREIAINPPAEFLELEEYTQPSILDIDTLVRQVRSQRFDKIQDQCDILQLLDISHPVAIDDIYIDVNILEEIESLQWLDISELQKFNSEEFDRFGLGEVDQKQIPGIRAVETYPKLRVLGKPGVGKTTFLQHLAIQCNQGAFAANQVPIFITLRNFAQESKVTNEFSLLKYIHQEFLTSGISEPSVIETLLNAGRVLLLLDGMDEVLNQHSNPVLSEIRRFSENYHKNQFVASCRTAVQRLRLRGFTDVEIAPFTSQQIRAFAQKWFVAFSKTNIQDGQAQSVEFIQKLDLPENWQFRQLVITPLFLHLACWVFHGQKKFPTKRTDFYKQGLDLLLGKWDEARGIERDDVYRGFLLPQKLKLLSQIAAATFEKGQYFFEQRTVEQYISDYIQNLTNVPMDAESLQIKSEAALKAIEAQHGLLAERARGIFSFSYLAFQEYFTARKIVASHNLQALEQALEGLVSHITDPHWREIFLLTATMLRSADSLVQLMKQQIDALVAQDPYLQEFLTWASQKSRTIPTQPKDATVRAFYLALSRTPHVAPHFALASSLDQGMFLDAALDDLLLECAIDGNQDFAHIHACGDALSHILGIVLDVGLYKSLQQLSDQFPNSHQNEERFELWWQTNYSVWAKQLNITIINYRNINHQWHFSPEQEQVLQHYYDANQLLLDCLHSNCEVTPAIRQEIEATLLLPQKELEDREWQ, from the coding sequence ATGGTCAAGCGATCGCTCCAAGTATCACTCACCGGGATTCAAGAGGCTAAAAGAGCATTTGCCCGCAAGGGGTGGACACAAGACAATCTAGCAGCGGAAGTCAAGCTTAAGACTAGACAACCAATTTGGCGGTTTTTTAGTGGTCGTCCGGTTGAGCGTCATACTTTTCTTGAAGTTTGTTTGGTATTAGAACTGAATTGGCGGGAGATTGCTATTAATCCGCCTGCAGAATTTTTGGAACTAGAAGAATACACCCAGCCGTCTATTCTGGATATTGATACATTAGTGCGACAAGTGCGATCGCAACGCTTCGATAAAATTCAAGACCAGTGTGATATTTTGCAGTTATTGGATATCAGCCATCCCGTTGCGATCGATGATATATACATAGATGTGAATATTTTGGAGGAAATTGAAAGCCTTCAATGGCTAGATATCTCGGAACTACAAAAGTTTAATTCAGAAGAATTTGACCGCTTTGGCTTAGGTGAAGTTGACCAAAAACAAATACCTGGCATACGGGCAGTGGAAACCTACCCCAAGCTCAGGGTATTAGGCAAACCTGGGGTAGGTAAAACTACCTTTTTGCAACATCTCGCCATTCAGTGTAACCAAGGTGCATTTGCGGCGAACCAAGTTCCAATCTTCATCACACTGAGAAATTTTGCCCAAGAGTCTAAAGTCACCAACGAGTTCAGCCTATTAAAATACATCCACCAGGAGTTTCTCACATCTGGAATTTCCGAGCCGTCAGTCATAGAAACCTTGCTTAATGCAGGCAGAGTGTTACTGTTGCTTGATGGCATGGATGAAGTTCTTAACCAACATAGCAATCCTGTCTTAAGCGAAATTCGCAGGTTTTCAGAAAACTATCACAAAAATCAGTTTGTGGCAAGCTGTCGAACAGCAGTTCAAAGACTTAGACTCCGAGGCTTTACTGATGTTGAGATTGCGCCATTTACCTCACAACAAATCCGAGCCTTCGCCCAAAAATGGTTTGTGGCCTTTAGCAAGACGAACATTCAAGATGGTCAAGCGCAGTCTGTTGAGTTTATTCAGAAGCTGGACTTACCTGAAAACTGGCAATTTCGCCAACTCGTGATCACACCCCTATTTCTGCATCTTGCCTGCTGGGTGTTCCACGGTCAAAAAAAATTTCCGACTAAGCGGACTGACTTTTATAAGCAAGGTTTAGACCTTCTATTGGGCAAATGGGATGAAGCTAGAGGTATTGAACGGGATGATGTTTACCGAGGGTTTTTATTACCACAAAAGCTCAAGTTATTGAGTCAGATTGCGGCAGCGACATTTGAGAAAGGTCAGTACTTTTTTGAGCAACGCACCGTTGAGCAATACATTAGTGACTATATTCAGAATTTGACCAACGTGCCAATGGATGCAGAGTCACTGCAAATAAAAAGTGAAGCGGCACTGAAAGCGATCGAGGCTCAACATGGGCTACTGGCAGAACGGGCGCGGGGAATTTTTTCCTTCTCCTATCTGGCGTTTCAAGAATACTTCACAGCCAGGAAAATCGTTGCCAGCCATAACCTACAGGCATTAGAGCAAGCTCTGGAAGGTCTAGTCAGTCACATCACCGACCCGCACTGGCGCGAAATCTTCTTGTTAACCGCTACCATGCTCCGGAGTGCAGACTCTCTGGTACAGTTGATGAAGCAACAGATTGATGCACTGGTTGCCCAAGACCCTTATTTACAAGAGTTTTTGACGTGGGCTAGCCAAAAATCTCGCACTATTCCCACCCAACCAAAAGATGCAACAGTTCGAGCATTTTACCTTGCCTTGAGTCGGACTCCTCACGTAGCTCCTCACTTTGCCCTAGCCAGCAGCCTCGACCAGGGGATGTTTCTGGATGCGGCATTAGATGACCTGCTGCTGGAGTGTGCAATTGATGGAAACCAGGACTTTGCTCACATCCACGCCTGCGGAGATGCTCTCTCGCACATTCTCGGCATTGTTCTGGATGTTGGACTCTATAAATCCCTGCAACAACTCTCTGACCAATTTCCAAATTCTCATCAAAATGAAGAACGGTTTGAGCTATGGTGGCAGACGAACTATTCAGTCTGGGCTAAACAGTTAAACATAACGATCATTAATTATCGCAACATTAACCACCAGTGGCATTTTAGCCCTGAACAAGAGCAAGTGTTGCAACACTACTACGATGCTAATCAGCTACTACTTGATTGCTTGCATAGCAATTGTGAAGTGACGCCTGCGATCAGGCAGGAAATTGAAGCCACCTTATTGTTGCCTCAGAAGGAACTTGAGGACAGGGAATGGCAATAA
- a CDS encoding DUF1816 domain-containing protein, with product MNLFSSNQSELFWWVEINTAVPCCTYYFGPFNSKKEAQLSRTGYVEDLYQEEARGIVAVVKKCQLDLLTVFQDRSRSRKKNI from the coding sequence ATGAATTTATTTTCATCTAATCAATCTGAGTTATTTTGGTGGGTAGAAATTAACACTGCTGTTCCTTGTTGTACTTATTACTTTGGGCCTTTTAATAGTAAAAAAGAGGCACAACTTTCTAGAACTGGCTACGTCGAAGACTTATATCAGGAAGAAGCCAGAGGCATTGTTGCAGTGGTCAAGAAATGTCAGCTTGATCTCCTCACAGTTTTTCAGGATAGAAGCAGAAGCCGAAAGAAAAATATTTAG
- a CDS encoding Uma2 family endonuclease, translating into MVKSPIKPLTLEEFLKLPETKPSSEYINGQIIQKPMPQGKHSILQGELVSNINSVAKPQKIALAFPELRCTFGGRSIVPDVAVFAWERIPLDERGDVANVFKTHPDWTIEILSPDQSQTKVTGNILHCLKHGSRFGWLIDPDERSVLVYPPKQQPELLQEEQEILPVPDLVSGFQLTVGQLFGWLKL; encoded by the coding sequence ATGGTAAAATCACCAATTAAACCCCTAACTTTAGAAGAATTTTTGAAATTACCAGAAACAAAGCCTAGCTCAGAATACATCAACGGTCAAATTATTCAAAAGCCAATGCCACAGGGAAAACATAGTATTCTTCAGGGTGAACTAGTCAGTAATATCAATTCTGTAGCTAAACCTCAAAAAATTGCCCTTGCATTTCCAGAATTGCGGTGTACTTTTGGCGGACGTTCAATTGTGCCAGATGTAGCGGTGTTTGCTTGGGAACGGATTCCCTTAGATGAGCGTGGAGATGTCGCTAATGTCTTCAAGACACATCCAGACTGGACAATTGAGATTCTTTCGCCAGATCAAAGCCAGACTAAAGTAACCGGAAATATTTTGCATTGTCTAAAGCATGGTAGTCGCTTCGGTTGGCTGATTGATCCAGATGAGCGTTCTGTTTTAGTCTACCCACCAAAGCAGCAACCAGAACTTTTACAAGAAGAACAGGAAATATTACCAGTTCCAGATTTAGTTAGCGGCTTTCAGTTAACTGTGGGGCAACTATTTGGGTGGTTGAAGTTGTAA
- a CDS encoding efflux RND transporter periplasmic adaptor subunit, with the protein MATHIEIPDFGKVKYPFRWLMGVIAGGALVVGITTYSLVNQGTKEDIAQLTVPVAAKNVTLRITASGKIVPVQSVNISPKNPGVLSQLYVQQGDRIQQGQILARMDSASIEAQRSQYRANLAQSQAQLAEAVAGSRPQEIAQAKARLAQAQAQLAAARAGNRPQEIAQSQSQVDAAQAKANYTTGQVKRYQYLYEQGAENKQLLDQAISEDKSAKASLEEAKKRFSLVQTGTRTEEIDQRQAAVTEARAALVLLQDGTRPEEVVQRQAAVAAAEAQLKGVQVQLEDTIIRAPLSGIVTQKYSDPGAFVTPTTSASTSASATSSSIVAVARGLEVLAQVPEADLGRIKQGQQVEIVADAYPDQVFKGHVRLIAPEAVIEQGVTSFQVRVALDTGTDKLRSGLNVDLTFVGDRVNNALVLPTVSIVTEKGKTGVLIPDAKNKPQFREITVGAQIQDQTQILEGVKEGDRIFVNPPKDYKIEKAKEKNNK; encoded by the coding sequence ATGGCTACGCACATAGAAATTCCTGATTTTGGCAAAGTTAAGTATCCATTCCGCTGGCTGATGGGGGTGATAGCAGGGGGTGCCTTGGTTGTTGGGATCACAACCTACAGCCTGGTAAATCAAGGGACAAAAGAAGACATTGCTCAATTAACTGTGCCAGTGGCAGCGAAAAACGTCACCTTGAGGATTACAGCTAGTGGTAAAATCGTGCCAGTTCAGAGCGTAAATATTAGTCCGAAGAACCCTGGAGTGCTATCGCAATTATATGTACAACAAGGCGATCGCATTCAACAAGGGCAAATTCTCGCCCGCATGGATAGTGCCAGCATTGAAGCCCAAAGGAGCCAGTACCGGGCTAACTTAGCCCAAAGTCAAGCACAACTAGCCGAAGCCGTTGCTGGTAGTCGTCCTCAAGAAATCGCTCAAGCAAAGGCGCGGTTAGCACAAGCACAAGCCCAGCTAGCCGCAGCTAGGGCTGGTAATCGTCCCCAAGAGATTGCTCAATCTCAATCCCAAGTGGATGCGGCCCAAGCAAAGGCGAATTACACCACTGGACAGGTAAAGCGTTATCAATACTTATACGAGCAGGGAGCAGAGAATAAACAATTACTCGATCAAGCCATCAGTGAAGACAAAAGTGCTAAAGCCAGTCTAGAAGAAGCTAAAAAACGATTCTCGTTAGTCCAAACTGGCACTCGAACTGAGGAAATCGACCAACGTCAAGCAGCTGTTACTGAAGCACGGGCAGCATTAGTACTGTTGCAAGATGGCACCCGTCCTGAGGAAGTTGTCCAGCGTCAAGCAGCTGTTGCAGCTGCTGAGGCTCAATTGAAGGGTGTGCAAGTGCAGTTGGAAGATACAATTATTCGCGCTCCTCTTTCGGGAATTGTGACGCAAAAGTATTCCGATCCAGGTGCGTTTGTCACACCCACAACTTCTGCTTCTACTAGTGCGTCGGCAACTTCCAGTTCAATTGTCGCCGTAGCACGCGGTTTAGAAGTATTAGCTCAAGTTCCCGAAGCCGATCTTGGCAGAATTAAACAGGGACAGCAGGTGGAAATTGTCGCCGATGCTTATCCCGATCAAGTTTTTAAAGGTCATGTGCGCCTGATTGCTCCAGAAGCAGTGATAGAACAAGGTGTGACATCCTTCCAGGTGCGGGTTGCTCTCGATACTGGCACAGATAAACTGCGTTCTGGCTTAAATGTGGATCTGACTTTTGTGGGCGATCGCGTTAATAATGCCTTGGTATTACCAACAGTGTCAATCGTCACCGAAAAGGGTAAAACTGGTGTACTTATACCAGATGCAAAGAATAAACCCCAGTTTCGCGAAATTACAGTTGGGGCACAAATCCAAGACCAAACTCAGATTTTAGAGGGAGTTAAAGAAGGCGATCGCATTTTTGTCAACCCACCCAAAGACTACAAAATCGAAAAGGCCAAGGAAAAAAATAATAAATAA
- a CDS encoding ABC transporter permease: MNPLESLKMAGKTLLSNKLRSALTMLGIVIGNASVIAMIGIGEGGQKYVNKQLESLGPNVLFILPGNRETQRISFEVPKTLVLQDAEAIASQVPTVVGVAPELNTRQVITYRNRNTDVNIIGTTPSFLSVRDFETAKGRFFSEVDIKRSNQVVVLGGDLAEKLFGNSNAIGQQLRVGNTSFQVIGTLIAKGSSVGADYDNAAVIPITTSANRLVGKNSPFGIALDYLVAAARDSDSVDAAEFQITNLLRLRHKINGEDDFTLRSQKDALQTVGQITGALTIMLAAIASISLFVGGIGIMNIMLVSVTERTQEIGLRKAIGATEQDILLQFIIEAVIVSAAGGLVGTAVGVSGILLVGALTPLEAALSPTAIIMAVGVSGGIGLFFGVVPARRAAKLDPIVALRSA; this comes from the coding sequence ATGAACCCCTTAGAAAGCCTTAAGATGGCGGGTAAAACCCTGCTGTCCAATAAGCTGCGTAGCGCCCTCACCATGCTGGGTATAGTTATTGGCAACGCCTCAGTGATTGCCATGATTGGCATTGGCGAAGGTGGGCAAAAGTACGTTAATAAACAGCTGGAGTCATTAGGGCCAAATGTGCTGTTTATCCTGCCAGGTAATCGAGAAACTCAGCGGATCTCCTTTGAAGTGCCAAAAACTCTGGTGTTGCAAGATGCCGAAGCGATCGCCTCTCAAGTACCAACTGTAGTAGGAGTTGCTCCCGAATTAAACACAAGACAGGTAATTACATACCGCAACAGAAACACTGATGTCAACATTATTGGCACAACTCCCAGCTTTCTATCAGTGCGGGATTTTGAAACTGCTAAAGGCAGGTTTTTTAGCGAGGTAGACATCAAGCGAAGTAACCAAGTCGTTGTGCTAGGTGGAGACTTGGCAGAAAAACTATTCGGTAATAGTAACGCTATCGGTCAGCAATTGCGAGTTGGAAATACCAGCTTTCAAGTGATTGGGACGTTAATAGCCAAAGGTTCCAGCGTCGGAGCAGATTATGATAATGCTGCGGTAATACCAATTACAACCTCAGCAAACCGACTTGTGGGCAAGAATTCTCCCTTTGGTATTGCTTTAGATTATCTCGTCGCTGCGGCTCGTGATTCAGATAGCGTGGATGCAGCAGAATTTCAAATTACTAATTTGCTGCGTCTCCGGCACAAAATTAATGGTGAAGATGACTTTACTCTTCGCTCTCAAAAAGATGCTTTGCAAACTGTCGGTCAAATCACAGGTGCATTGACAATTATGTTAGCAGCGATCGCAAGTATATCGCTGTTTGTCGGCGGCATTGGCATCATGAATATTATGCTTGTCTCCGTCACCGAACGCACCCAAGAAATCGGATTGAGGAAAGCGATCGGTGCAACTGAGCAAGATATTTTGCTACAGTTCATCATTGAGGCTGTAATAGTTTCAGCAGCTGGCGGTCTAGTTGGGACTGCGGTTGGCGTCAGTGGTATTCTATTAGTGGGAGCCTTGACTCCCTTAGAAGCAGCACTTTCTCCAACAGCGATTATTATGGCAGTTGGTGTTTCTGGTGGTATTGGTTTATTCTTTGGCGTTGTTCCCGCGCGTCGCGCTGCTAAACTCGACCCGATTGTGGCGTTAAGAAGTGCTTAG
- a CDS encoding Uma2 family endonuclease → MDATTTTLPSTLKLKIDLTDDQFFQMCQQNRDYRFERTASGELLIMPPTGSDTGNRNFDMVVELGIWNKQTKLGKGFDSSTGFTLPNGAERSPDVSWVKIERWNALTPEQQEKFAPICPDFVVELRSRTDSLKELQDKMQEYIENGAQLGWLIDRKNKRVEIYRPGKDVEILDNPASLSGENILPGFVLHLQQIM, encoded by the coding sequence ATGGATGCCACAACAACCACTTTACCTTCTACACTCAAATTGAAAATAGACTTAACTGATGATCAATTTTTCCAGATGTGTCAGCAAAACCGCGATTATCGATTTGAGCGTACTGCATCAGGGGAATTATTAATTATGCCACCTACAGGTAGTGATACTGGCAACCGTAACTTTGATATGGTTGTTGAGTTAGGAATTTGGAATAAACAGACTAAATTAGGCAAAGGTTTTGATTCTTCAACTGGCTTCACGCTACCTAATGGTGCAGAACGTTCTCCTGATGTTTCTTGGGTGAAAATTGAGCGGTGGAATGCTTTAACCCCAGAACAACAAGAAAAATTTGCTCCAATTTGTCCTGATTTTGTAGTAGAGTTGCGTTCTCGTACTGATTCCTTGAAAGAATTGCAGGATAAAATGCAGGAGTATATCGAAAATGGCGCTCAATTAGGCTGGTTAATTGACCGGAAAAATAAGCGAGTAGAAATTTATCGTCCAGGTAAAGATGTAGAGATATTAGACAATCCTGCTAGTTTATCAGGGGAAAATATCCTACCTGGATTTGTGTTGCATTTACAGCAGATTATGTAG
- a CDS encoding histidine phosphatase family protein, which translates to MSQIVWIARHANRLDFVNPDWFLTAERRYDPPLSDDGMVQAQQLAKRFKGENISHIFASPFLRTVQTANAVAELLNLPIKLETGLSEWLNPVWMTEEPERLSTPALAELFPRIDTSYTSRIAANYPETREKVRERSGQTARCLATEFLPDNILLVAHGASVLGGAMGLVGEIAITEVKASLCSLVKVVREDPEWLLELKGDTSHLTHIEEVIRFA; encoded by the coding sequence ATGAGTCAAATAGTCTGGATAGCAAGACACGCTAACCGCCTCGACTTCGTAAACCCTGATTGGTTCCTCACCGCCGAACGACGCTACGATCCACCTTTGTCTGATGATGGTATGGTGCAGGCACAACAGCTAGCTAAACGATTTAAAGGAGAAAATATTTCCCATATTTTCGCCTCCCCTTTCCTGCGAACCGTACAAACGGCAAACGCAGTTGCAGAATTGCTCAACTTACCGATCAAATTGGAAACAGGCTTGAGTGAATGGCTAAATCCAGTTTGGATGACAGAAGAACCCGAAAGACTCTCAACTCCAGCATTAGCAGAATTATTCCCCAGGATTGACACCAGCTATACTTCGCGCATCGCCGCCAATTATCCTGAAACTCGCGAAAAAGTGCGAGAACGTTCTGGACAAACTGCTAGATGTTTAGCTACTGAATTCCTCCCAGACAATATTCTGCTAGTAGCACATGGTGCATCTGTGTTGGGGGGAGCAATGGGGCTAGTAGGGGAAATTGCCATAACAGAAGTTAAAGCTTCTTTATGTTCCCTGGTAAAAGTGGTACGCGAAGATCCAGAATGGTTATTAGAACTAAAGGGAGATACTTCCCATTTAACCCACATAGAAGAAGTTATTCGATTTGCTTAA
- a CDS encoding ABC transporter ATP-binding protein, producing the protein MNADIRPNYTILEVQELDVNYGGIQALKKINLIIKKGEVVTLIGANGAGKTTTLRTISKIVNPKSGVIIYNGHNITRRQTHEVVQLGIAHCPEGRRVLARQTVFDNLLLGAYIRSNQTEIKADIQHQFELFPRLSQRRDQLAGTLSGGEQQMLAIARAVMSKPQLLLLDEPSLGLAPAIVREIFSIIENLRATGVTILLVEQNANLALQIADRGYVIEAGSITLTGAASELISDERVKKAYLG; encoded by the coding sequence ATGAACGCCGATATTAGACCTAATTATACAATTTTAGAAGTTCAAGAACTTGATGTTAATTATGGCGGTATTCAAGCTCTAAAAAAGATTAATTTAATTATTAAAAAAGGCGAGGTAGTGACTCTAATTGGTGCTAATGGTGCTGGTAAAACTACTACACTCCGCACCATATCGAAAATAGTTAATCCTAAGAGTGGTGTGATTATCTATAATGGACATAATATTACCCGCCGACAAACTCACGAAGTTGTACAACTTGGTATTGCTCACTGTCCAGAAGGACGCAGAGTATTAGCACGGCAAACAGTGTTTGATAACTTACTTTTGGGTGCTTATATTCGCTCTAATCAAACAGAGATAAAAGCAGATATTCAGCACCAGTTTGAGCTATTTCCGCGATTGTCACAAAGACGTGATCAACTAGCAGGAACCCTCAGCGGTGGTGAACAACAAATGTTAGCGATCGCTCGGGCTGTAATGAGTAAACCACAACTCTTACTTTTAGACGAGCCTAGCTTAGGTTTAGCACCTGCGATCGTCCGGGAAATCTTCTCTATTATTGAAAATCTCCGGGCTACAGGGGTGACTATTCTGTTAGTTGAACAAAACGCTAATCTTGCCCTACAAATTGCCGATAGAGGATATGTTATAGAAGCTGGTTCTATCACTTTAACAGGCGCAGCATCAGAATTAATTAGTGATGAACGAGTTAAAAAAGCTTATTTAGGGTGA